The Porphyrobacter sp. LM 6 sequence TCCACCATCTTGCCGAGGTGGAAAAAGGCGGTGCGCTGGCTGACGCGGGCGGCCTGCTGCATCGAGTGGGTGACGATCACGATGGCGTAACGCCCCGAAAGCTCATCGATCAACTCCTCGATCTTGGCGGTCGCGATCGGATCGAGCGCGCTTGCCGGTTCATCCATGAGGATCACCTCAGGGTCAACCGCGATGGCGCGGGCAATGCACAAGCGTTGCTGCTGGCCGCCCGAAAGCGCCGTGCCCGAATCCTCGAGCCGGTCCTTGACCTCGTCCCACAGCCCCGCGCGGGTCAGCGAGCGTTCGACGATCACATCGAGATCGGCCTTTTTCTCGGCAAAACCGTGAATGCGCGGGCCATAGGCGATGTTTTCGTAGATCGACTTGGGGAAGGGATTGGGCTTCTGGAACACCATGCCCACGCGCGCGCGCAGCTGCACGACGTCCATCCGGTCGGAATGGATGTCTTCGCCATCAAGCTCGATCAGGCCGGTCACCTTGGCGGTGCCGATCGTGTCGTTCATGCGGTTGAAGCAGCGCAGGAAGGTCGACTTGCCGCAGCCCGAAGGGCCGATGAAGGCCGTAACGTAATTGGGCGAGATGTCGATCGACACATCGTCGATCGCCTTCTTGTCGCCGTAGAAGACCGAGACGTCGCGCGCGCGAATCTTCGCGGTTTCGTCCTGCATATTGGGATGGATGACAGTCACCAGCGTTTCTCGAACTTGTTGCGGAGGTAGATGGCAAGGCCGTTCATGGCGAGCAGGAACACCAGCAGCACGATAATAGCCGCGCTGGTGCGTTCCACAAAGCCGCGATCGATTTCGTCCGACCACAGGAAAATCTGCATCGGGAGCACGGTGGCCGGCGAAGTAAAGCCGTCGGGCGGGGTGGCGACGAAGGCGCGCATCCCGATCAGCAGCAGCGGCGCGGTTTCACCCAGCGCGCGCGCCATCCCGATGATCGTGCCGGTCAGCATCCCCGGCATGGCGAGCGGCAGCACGTGGTGGAACACCACCTGCACCGGCGAGGCACCGATGGCGAGCGCCCCGTCGCGGATCGAAGGCGGCACCGCCTTGATCGCATTGCGGCCCGAAATCACGATCACCGGCATGGTCATCAGAGCGAGCGTCATGCCCCCGATCAGCGGAGCGGATCGCAGGTCGGGGAAGATCGCGAGGAACACCGCAAGGCCTAGCAGACCGAAGATGATCGAAGGCACCGCGGCCAAATTGCTGATCGAAACCTCGATCAGATCGGTCCAGCGGTTCCGCGGGGCATATTCCTCAAGGTAAAGCGCCGAGAGCACGCCGATGGGGAAGGCCAGAACCAGCGTGACCAGCATGGTCAG is a genomic window containing:
- the pstB gene encoding phosphate ABC transporter ATP-binding protein PstB translates to MQDETAKIRARDVSVFYGDKKAIDDVSIDISPNYVTAFIGPSGCGKSTFLRCFNRMNDTIGTAKVTGLIELDGEDIHSDRMDVVQLRARVGMVFQKPNPFPKSIYENIAYGPRIHGFAEKKADLDVIVERSLTRAGLWDEVKDRLEDSGTALSGGQQQRLCIARAIAVDPEVILMDEPASALDPIATAKIEELIDELSGRYAIVIVTHSMQQAARVSQRTAFFHLGKMVEYGPTSEIFTNPIEERTKDYITGRYG
- the pstA gene encoding phosphate ABC transporter permease PstA, coding for MSAATPPAAQQVRPTRTPEFEARLAKRYRGERNFRLLGLSAVAFSVAVLVFLLGNMLINGIGGFQRAELAVTIDFRESGLSGDAVSLTAPGAAQKLEMQGLPEIVAFAAEQQLGAEAAAQVSDEGWRDVAAALASDPALISHSATFDLPASSDLAAALEGVDDPALIALANRLSSEGKLNRNWDWGFLTRSDATNPQAVGIWGALKGSMLTMLVTLVLAFPIGVLSALYLEEYAPRNRWTDLIEVSISNLAAVPSIIFGLLGLAVFLAIFPDLRSAPLIGGMTLALMTMPVIVISGRNAIKAVPPSIRDGALAIGASPVQVVFHHVLPLAMPGMLTGTIIGMARALGETAPLLLIGMRAFVATPPDGFTSPATVLPMQIFLWSDEIDRGFVERTSAAIIVLLVFLLAMNGLAIYLRNKFEKRW